ACAAAATATCCTCTCGGAGGGCACCTCTGGGGTAAGGATAATGTAGTTGAAGTGACCTCTGAAGATGAATATATCAATCGTTACGAAAACTATGCAAATGCACTTTGTTACCTGAAAACAAAGGGGCTAAACGGTGCAGTATACACTCAAATCACCGATGTTGAAACCGAACTCAACGGTATCATAACATACGACCGTGCTGCTTTTAAAACGGATATAAATAAGTTAAGAACATTTAACTTAAATGCTATAAATAAGGAACTCTCGCTCGAAGACGTGTTGCCTAACTCCCAAAATCAAGGTCAGTCATGGAAGTATGTCACCGCCGCCCCTGCTGCATCGTGGTACAAGGCCAGCTTTAATGACTCAGGCTGGAGCGATTCAAAAGGTCCTTTTGCTTCTGCGGGCACACCGGATATCATTATTGGAACTTCATGGACTTCATCTGATATTTGGTTACGCAAGCAATTCAGTATGGGAGCGCTGAGCGCAGAGGATTTGAACAACCTGGTATTCAACCTCTACCATGATGACGATTGTGAAATTTACATCAATGGCGTTTTGGCTGCTTCAATCAAAGGTTTTTCAACCTATTCTATCGTTCCGTTTAATGAAGTAGCAAAGAAAGCATTGATTCTAAATGGCACCAATACCATCGCTGTCCATTGCCACCAGGATGCTGGCGGGCAGGGAATTGATGTAGGGATCGCTAAAAAGATTATTAAATAAGCATAAACACAGACATTATACTATTTAAACTGCAAACGGCAGGATGCAAAAGATGCACCCTGCCGTTTGTTTTACACTTCGTTATTTTCTTCCTCTTTTTCCTCTATGGGTTCCCATAGTTCGATGATATTCCCTTCGGGGTCAAGCAAATGCACAAATTTCCCGTAGTCATATTCTGCAATCTCATCAACTACCTGAACACCACTCTCTTTAAGCTGAGCAACCAGTTCGACGAGGTTTTCCACGCGGTAGTTGATCATAAATTCTTTCTCCGAAGGCTTAAAATATTGTGTATCCTTAGGGAAGGCCGACCAAATAGTCAATCCCTTTTGATCAGGGTGCTCTGCGTCGCGCCATTCGAAGTTAGTGCCATAGGGGCCCGTTTTTAAACCGAGGTTTTGGGCATACCATTCGTTAATTTTTTTGGGGTCGTCGCATTTAAAGAAAATGCCTCCAAGGCCGGTTACTTTTTTCATAATCGATTTATTGATTTAATTCTATCTTCAAAATTGAAACATTCATACATTGTTCACATCATCCTTTAGTATGATTTTGAAGATAATGCTGCTTATTCGTCCTTTGCTATTTGCCTGATCACCCTGCATGGATTGCCGGCAGCAAAAACATCCGCTGGAATATCCTTAGTAACCACACTTCCTGCACCGATCACGCTTCTATCCCCTATTGTTACACCGGGACAAACAACTACGCTCCCGCCTACCCATACGTCTTCGCCAATCATGATGGGCCTGGCATACTCCCGTCCCGAGCTCCGCTCAATATGGTTAAGCGGATGTGTAGCCGTATATATCTGAACATTAGGCCCGAACATTGTACGACTGCCAATAACTACAGGTGCTACGTCAAGCACAACACAGTTGAAATTGAAAAACACCTGTGCGCCAATTTTTATATTATATCCGTAATCACAATAAAACGGTGGCTGTAGCCATAAACCGGCTGCTGCGTTGGGTATAAGTTCTTTTAGGATCTGTCCTCGTTTTTCAGGTTCGTCCTCCCGTGTTTCGTTTAGTACTTTTATCAGCAGGCGGGTTTGTATCCTGTCTTCGGTTAATTGTTTGTCAAGCGGATCATACATTTCACCGGCAATCATTTTTTCTTTTTCTGTTTTCATATACGTAGTATGGAAGCACTTGTTCAGGGCGCGTTTCGTTTACTTTTTTTAGATGATTTAGCTTTAGGATTAAAGTCGAGGCATAACTCCACCCAGTGTTTCAGATCTTTTTGCTGAATAGCACCTTCTATCGGGACATATACAAAATCCTTGCTGGCACGTCCTCTCATAATCATTTGCCGGCAGGTACCTTTTCCGAGCTCTTCGGCTGCGCTGGCCTCGCCAATCCGGCACAACAGATCGTCGTTTG
The window above is part of the Arcticibacter tournemirensis genome. Proteins encoded here:
- a CDS encoding VOC family protein, translating into MKKVTGLGGIFFKCDDPKKINEWYAQNLGLKTGPYGTNFEWRDAEHPDQKGLTIWSAFPKDTQYFKPSEKEFMINYRVENLVELVAQLKESGVQVVDEIAEYDYGKFVHLLDPEGNIIELWEPIEEKEEENNEV
- a CDS encoding sugar O-acetyltransferase; the protein is MKTEKEKMIAGEMYDPLDKQLTEDRIQTRLLIKVLNETREDEPEKRGQILKELIPNAAAGLWLQPPFYCDYGYNIKIGAQVFFNFNCVVLDVAPVVIGSRTMFGPNVQIYTATHPLNHIERSSGREYARPIMIGEDVWVGGSVVVCPGVTIGDRSVIGAGSVVTKDIPADVFAAGNPCRVIRQIAKDE
- a CDS encoding TfoX/Sxy family protein — its product is MKRMYDLQMADRIRELLVDHEDVIEKTMFNGLCFMVDDKMLICVTNDDLLCRIGEASAAEELGKGTCRQMIMRGRASKDFVYVPIEGAIQQKDLKHWVELCLDFNPKAKSSKKSKRNAP